The nucleotide sequence TGAAGTCACCAGCCGCAATCTCAGTGCGGAAATGAAGCTCCACGGCAGGCCGCGGAGCCTCCTTGTGTCGATTGAGGACGGCGAACTCGTGCTCAGCGAGGGGACGGGCCGCGAGGCATTCCTCTGAGGGAGTCTGATGGCACCGCCGCGCCGGAAGGGCGACATGAATGGTCTTCACGAGTTTCCCAGGGGTTGATGCCCGGTGAGAAACCAGCGGGTGCGTTCAGCGAAGCGGCCGGCCACCGATGGTCCCGCACGGCGCTCCTCCCGGGATTCTGTCCGGCCGTCGCCAGCGGCTGACGTTGAAACCGCGGCCGCCCGGGCCAGTCATACGCTGCTCGAGTGGCTGGGCGTCGCCATTCCGGCGCTCTCAGCCGTCACCGGCCTGCTGTTCGTGTTCGGCTGGACCTACACGAGCTCCCGGCTCGCCCACTTCGGCATCGACCACACCATCCTGGGACTTACCACCGCCGATTACGTGCTGCGCAGCGTCGACGCCATCTATATTCCCGCTGCGGCAATCCTGTTCCTGGTACTGGCGGCGCTGCTGCTGCATGCTGGAATCTCAGGGCTGCGCAGACGCGGGCGCGCGCTTCCCGCGCTGCGGCGGACTGGCATAACGGCGCTTGTTGCCGGCATATCCGCCGCCGTCCTGGGGATCTGGGCAATGTTTGTCCCGGTGCAGTTCGTGTCCCCCTATCTGGTGCCTTCGTTCCTTCAGGGCGGGGGGCTTGCGGTGGCAGCCTTCGGGTTTTTCCTGCTGCGCCGGCTCTACGCTGCACAGCAGCACCCGCCCCGGACCGGTATCCCCCGGTGGGAGTACCGCTGCTATTGGCTCGTGGTTTCGATCGTGGTCCTGAATCTTTTTTGGGCGTCCGCGCAATTCGCGTCGGCGCTTGGCAGCAACCGGGCCCTGGATGTAGTCCGCGATCTTGGCAAACGTCCGCTGGTGACCGTTTTCAGCAAGCAGTCGCTGGCTATTTCCCGTCCGGTGATGGAGCAAAGGATGCCGGGTGGTGACGTCGCTTACCGGTTCAGGTACACAGGGCTCCGGCTCATCATGACGGCCGGCGGGAAATACCTCCTTCTGTCCGAGGGCTGGTCCAGGGAGTCGGGTACAGCTGTTGTTCTTACGGACAGTCCGGATATACGCCTTGAGTTCGCTCCGGGAGGAGTCACCCGCCGATGACCATAATTTCGCCGCTGTTCGTATTGTCTGGCCTCGCGGTCCTAACCATGGTGTTGGGTGGCTGCGATCCCGGCCAGGCTTCGAGCCAGGTGACTCTCATCGCCGGTGGACAGCCGACCGGCGGTGTCGTTCCGCCGTGGCCCTCGGGAGAACCCGAGCCCAGCGGCATACCTCTGCCGCAGGGCGCGCCGCCCCCACGCACGCTCGCCTTTGCTGCGCCGGCTGACTCCCGGACTCCGGAGACGGAATCACTGGAGGTGAAGGCAGGCGACGAAGGCCTGTCCATATCGTCGGTGACCTTGTCCACTCTCGCCGGACAGGACAACTTCTCCATCACAGGCAATACCTGCAGTGGCGCTGATCTCGGTTCAGGCCAGAGCTGCAGAATCGAATTCTCGTTCCGGCCCGGCGGTGATGGCCGTTCGAAGGCTGAAGTGGTTCTGCGCTCGAAAGAGGAAAAACCGCTGGCAATCGTTTACCTGGACGGCCGGACCACAGCAGCCACCGCCACACCAGGGCCGGTTATCACAACGTCAGCTGACACACCGGAACCGTCACCGACTACGGGCACCAGCACCCCTGGCCCGGATCCCACCTACACCGGCACTGACGTGCCCTCGCCGCCGGCAACATCGGTTGACCCGCCATCGACGCCCCAATCCACTGTCACGCCGTAACGCAGCCAGCCGCCGCATTTCCTGGGTGTGGGAAGGCTATGCCCCGCCGCTAACCTCGGCTAGCGCTTCATCCAGCACCTTCCCGAAGTTCGCGGCGTCGTGAGCGAACCGGCCGAGGAAGAGGCCAGAGACACCGTCCAGGGTGGGCAGCAGGCCGGGTTTCGCGGAGCCGCCGTAGATGACGGGGAGGTCCTGCAGCGCGTGGGCACCGAGCAGCTCCCGCAAAACACGTACGACGGCGGACACGTAGTCCGCGCTGGCGGGCTCGGCTGCGCCGATGGCCCAGACAGGTTCATAGGCGATGACCAGGCGGGCTGCCAGGTCCCAGTCGCCGTCGGCGGCGGCCCCGATCTGGCCATAGACGAATTGGGCGGCGGCTTCCGCGCCGGCCGTGTTGCCGCCATCGGTGCTGCCGGCGCCGGCACCGCCATCAGATAAAGCGCGCGTCTCCTCCCCCACGCAGAGCAGCGGGGTGACGCCGGCGCCGTCGGCCGCCCTGACCTTGAGCGCGATCATGGCGTCGTCCTCAGCGAAGTGCCGCCGTCGTTCTGCGTGCCCGATCTCCACCAGTCCCACGCCCAGCTCGGCGAGCAGCGACGGTGAGAGCTCACCAGTCCACGGACCGTCGGCCCAGCCGCAGTTTTGGGCACCCAGGACCAGCGCCGACCCGGCAAGGATTTCCCCTGCCGCTGGAAGCACGGGGAAAGAGGGAATCACAAACGGGACCACCCGCCCGGCCGCGAGGGCCGGGCGGGCGTCCACCTGTTGGCGCAGTTCATCCAGCCAGCGCAGGCTGTCCCGGTAGCCGAGGTACATCTTGGTGCTGACGCCGACGAAAGTCGTGCCGGGGTCCTTGATGGCCTGGCTGAGCTGGGTCACGGGGTTTCCTGCCTTTGCTGGTGGTGCTGAATGGTGTTGCTGCGCCTTTGCTGCTGGCTACTTTTCCAGCACGGGCTGCTTTTCTGCAGTGCCTGCGATGCCGGCAGCGTCGGTTCCGAGCAGGTCGTCCGCCTTGTTCTTGAACTTCCGGGTGCCGGACATCAAGATCGCTGCGAGGAACGGCAGCACACCGAGCGCGTAGACGCCCATGGTGCCGGTGTCCGAGGCGGTGACCTGGTTGACGGTGGTCCGCAGGATCGGGGCGACGAACCCGCCCAGGTTGCCCAGCGAGTTGATGAGCCCGATGCCCGCTGCGGCGGCAGTTCCGGTGAGGAACGCCGTCGGGTAGGACCACGCGATGGGGCCGATCGAGAGGAAACTGCACACGGCGAGGGTGATGAACACGATGCCCAGCGCCGGCAGGTGGTTGGCTCCCGCCCAGGCGGAACCGAAGATACACAGGCCCGTGGAGATGAACAGCCCGGTGCCCCAGGTGCGGCGGCGGATCACGGTGTTGGCAGCCTTGCCGATGAAGTAGCAGGCGAAGATGCCGAAGAACCACGGGATGGCGGCCATAAGTCCGACGGCGAGACCCACCTTCTGGCCGGTCAGCTGGGCCACCTGCTGCGGCAGGTAGAAGGTCACGCCGTAGACGGCGATCTGCAGGCAGAAGTAGATGACGGTGAAGTACCAGACACGGCCGTTCTTCATGGCGGCAAGGACGCCGCGGGGGCCGGACTCTTCCTTGACGTTGTCCTCGAGGGCCATGACGTCCTGCAGGGCCTTCTTCTCGTCCCTGTTGAGGAACTTGGCCTCCTGCGGGCTGTTGATCAGGAAGAAGTAGGCGGCGATGCCGGCCACGACCGCGAGCATGCCTTCGACGAAGAACATGACCTGCCAGCCCTGCACGCCGGGAACCTGGTCGCCGATGTTGATCAGCCAGCCGGACAGCGGGGCGCCCATCATCTGGGAGAAGGGCTGGGCCAGGTAGAAGATGGCGAACATCTTGACGCGGACCTTGTTCGGGAACCAGGCGGCTAGGAACATGATGACGCCCGGGAAGAGCCCGGCCTCCGTCACGCCGAGGAGGAACCGCAGGATCACGAAGGAGACCTCGTCCTGGACGAAGGCGAAGCAGGCGGAGACGATGCCCCAGGTGACGGCGATGCGGGCCAGCCACACCTTGGCGCCGAACTTGGTCAGGAGCAGGTTGCTGGGGATTTCAAACAGCGCGTAGCCGATGAAGAAGATGCCGGCGCCCAGCGCGTAGGCGCCTGCGGTGATGCCTTTGTCCGCCTCAAGCGCAGCCTCGGCAAACCCCACGTTGGTGCGGTCCAGGAAGGCAACAATGTACAGGATGACAAGCATCGGCATGAGCCGGAAGGATGCCTTGGAGATGGCCGATTTGAGAACCGGTGACTCCAACAGCTCCTTCGTGGCGGATGTGGATGTGACAGTCATTCAAACTCCTCTTTGAGTAAAAGTGAGCAAATCAGGGCACAGCGAACGGACCCGTCCGGGAGGAACGGATTCCGGGTAAATCAGGTTGTTACAGCGAGAAACTCAGATCCCGAAGGCGATGAGCAGCACGCCGGCCAGGCAGGCGAGGACGCCGACGGCCAGGTAGATCTTGCGTTCCTTGGTCCACGAGCTAAGCATTGTGGTCCTTCCTAGTGCATGTAGAGGCCGCCATCCACATTCAGCGTCTGGCCGGAGATGTACCCGGCGTCCTCGCTGATGAGGAAGGCGATGGCTGCGGCGATGTCCCGGGTGGAACCGACGCGGTTCACCACGAGGTCCTTGACCAGTTCGTCCTTGCGTTCCTGGCTGAGGGTGCCGCCCATGATGTCGGTGTCGATGGGGCCGGGCGAGATGGCGTTGACGGTGATGTCGTACTCGCCCAGTTCGCGGGCCGTGGAGCGGGTCAGGCCGATCACGCCGGCCTTGGCCACGGAGTACGGGGTCTTGGAGAACGTTCCGCCGCCGCGCTGTGCGGAAACGGACGAGATGTTCACGATGCGGCCGATCCCGTTCTTCACCATGGACTCCGCGACGCGGCGGGTGGCGTAGTGGACACCGTTGAGGTTGATGTTGAGCACGCGGTCCCATTCGGCGGCCTCGAGTTCCAGATACGGGACCGGCGAGCTGACGCCGGCAACGTTCGCGAGGGCCACGATCTGCGGCAGCTCAGCCTCGATCGAGTCGATGGCCGCACGGACCGACGCCTCGTCGGCGACGTTCGCTCCCACGCCGTGCGCCTTCACACCGTACTGGCTGGCGATCTCCTTGGCCGTGGCCTGGCAGAGGGCGTCGTCGAGGTCGATGATGCCGATGTTCCAGCCCTGCTCCGCCAGGTAGTTCACCGTGGCCCGGCCGATGCCGCGCTCGGAGACGGCGCCTGTGACGATGGCCGTGCGTTCGGACGGAAAAGTGCTCATATATGTTCTCCTGAGTGGTAAGGGACCGGTTGCTGCCGGGCGGAATCACCGGCAGCAACCGGAGGAAATCGGGCAGCACAACAGGAGGGCAGCTGCCCGGGGCAGCGCCCGCCTGCTGTGGTGTTTAGTGGATCGGTGTTTAGTTGATCGGTGCTTAGTTGATCGGTGCCGGGCCGAGTTCCTCGATCAGCTTCTGCATCGCAACGTAGGCCTTGTTGCGGTAGGCGATCAGTTCGGGCGTCCGTTCGGCCGGAACGTTCAGGAACCCTGCACCGGTCTTGGTGCCCAGCTTGCCCGCCTCGACGAGGTCCGTAAGGATCTTCGGGGTGGCGAAGCGCTCCGGGAAGTCGGTCTGCAGCGACTTGTAGCAGAAGTTGTAGACGTCCAGGCCGGCCATGTCGGCGATCGCGAACGGGCCGAAGAACGGCAGCCGGAAGCCGAAGGTGGTGCGGACCAGGGTGTCCACGTCCTCCGCCGTCGCAATGCCCTGCTCCACCAGCTGCGCGGCCTCGTGGAAGAGCGCGTACTGCAGGCGGTTCAGCACGAAGCCGGTGACGTCCTTGACCACGGCCGTCTCCTTGTTGGCGGAGTGGACCAGGTCGCGGACCGCGGCAACCGTCTCGGTGGAGGTGCCCTCGTGAGGGATGATCTCCACGCCGGGGATGAACGGCGACGGGTTGGAGAAGTGCACGCCGAGGAAGCGCTCCGGGTTGGCGACCGGCTGGGACAGCTCGGCGATGGAGATCGTGGAGGTGTTGGAGCCGATGATGGCGTCCGGACGGGCGGCAGCGCTGATGCGGGCCAGGGTCTCGTGCTTGATGGCGATGACCTCAGGCACGGCCTCCTCGATGAAGTCGGCGTCCGCCACGGCCTCCTCGATGTCCTTCGCGGCCCAGAGGTTCTGCTTCAGGATCTCGGTGGAGCCTTCGGGGAACAGGCCGTCGGCGACGAACTGGTCGGACTCGGTGAGCAGGCGCTCGTAGTTCTTCTGCGCCACCTCGGCGGACACGTCGGCGAGGGCGACGCGGGCACCGCCAAGGGCGAGCACCTGGGCGATGCCGCCGCCCATGTAACCGGAGCCGACGACGGCGAACTTGCGTGAGCTGGTGGGTGTTTCAGTCATGTTCAGTCGGCCTTCGTGTAGTCGGGTTCGTACGAGCAGATGGCGTCAACCTTGGCGGCTGAGGAGGAGTTCACATCGAAGCGGTGCCCCAGCCATTCGCCCACGAGCTTCTTGGCAAGTTCCAGCCCGATGACGCGCTGGCCCATAGTGAGGACCTGGGCGTTGTTGCTGAGCACGGAGCGTTCCACGGAGTAGCTGTCGTGAGCGGTGACGGCACGGATGCCGGGCACCTTGTTCGCGGCAATGGCCACGCCGAGGCCGGTGCCGCAGATCAGGAGCGCGCGGTCCGCTTCGCCTTCGGCCACCTTGCGGGCGGCAGCCACAGCCAGGTGCGGGTAGGCGGTGGAGTCGTTGGCCGCCACCCCGATGTCCTCGACGGAGGCAACGCGCGGGTCGGCCTCCAACAGGGCCTTCAGTGCTTCCTTGTATTCGACGCCGGCCTCATCGTTGCCGATGACAATGCGCCAGCCTTCTGTGTTGCTCATTCTGTTGCTCCGTTTCCGGCCGTCGGGGCCATGTGGGATACGGCCGGTGTGGAATCGGCCGTTTCAGATGCGAGGTAGGTGGCAACCCGTTCGACAATCAGTCCGAACGAAATTGCACCGGGGTCCGGGTGGCCGAGGCTCTTTTCAGCCAGCGGGCGGGCCCGGCCCTTGAGGGGGCGCAGGTCCGCGGTCCGGCGGGCCGCCTCGGTGGCGGCGGCAGCGGCACTGGTGAGGGCTCCGGCAAGGGAGGTCCCGCCGTCGAACGCATCCTTGAACGCGTCGCGGAACGGCAGGAGGGCGTCAACCATTGTCTTGTCCCCCGGCTCTGCCTTGCCGAGTTCGGTGATGGCGTTGGTGAAGGCGGACACGGCGGCGGCCGCGTCCCCGGCGTCGTACGACTCCCGGTTGCCCAGCGCGAGACCTGCGGCCATCACGGCCGTCCCCCACAGCGCGCCGGAGGTTCCGCCGGCGCGCTCGCTCCAGGCTTCGCCCGCGGCGGTGAGCACGCGTTCAACCGAGGCTCCGGCGTTCTGCTCGCCGGCGGCGGCGGCCGCGTCAACACCGCGGCGCATGCCGATGCCGTGGTCGCCGTCGCCGGCAATCGCGTCCAGGTCGCCCAGTTCCGCTTCATGTT is from Arthrobacter sp. QXT-31 and encodes:
- a CDS encoding triose-phosphate isomerase family protein gives rise to the protein MTQLSQAIKDPGTTFVGVSTKMYLGYRDSLRWLDELRQQVDARPALAAGRVVPFVIPSFPVLPAAGEILAGSALVLGAQNCGWADGPWTGELSPSLLAELGVGLVEIGHAERRRHFAEDDAMIALKVRAADGAGVTPLLCVGEETRALSDGGAGAGSTDGGNTAGAEAAAQFVYGQIGAAADGDWDLAARLVIAYEPVWAIGAAEPASADYVSAVVRVLRELLGAHALQDLPVIYGGSAKPGLLPTLDGVSGLFLGRFAHDAANFGKVLDEALAEVSGGA
- a CDS encoding MFS transporter; its protein translation is MTVTSTSATKELLESPVLKSAISKASFRLMPMLVILYIVAFLDRTNVGFAEAALEADKGITAGAYALGAGIFFIGYALFEIPSNLLLTKFGAKVWLARIAVTWGIVSACFAFVQDEVSFVILRFLLGVTEAGLFPGVIMFLAAWFPNKVRVKMFAIFYLAQPFSQMMGAPLSGWLINIGDQVPGVQGWQVMFFVEGMLAVVAGIAAYFFLINSPQEAKFLNRDEKKALQDVMALEDNVKEESGPRGVLAAMKNGRVWYFTVIYFCLQIAVYGVTFYLPQQVAQLTGQKVGLAVGLMAAIPWFFGIFACYFIGKAANTVIRRRTWGTGLFISTGLCIFGSAWAGANHLPALGIVFITLAVCSFLSIGPIAWSYPTAFLTGTAAAAGIGLINSLGNLGGFVAPILRTTVNQVTASDTGTMGVYALGVLPFLAAILMSGTRKFKNKADDLLGTDAAGIAGTAEKQPVLEK
- a CDS encoding SDR family NAD(P)-dependent oxidoreductase, which encodes MSTFPSERTAIVTGAVSERGIGRATVNYLAEQGWNIGIIDLDDALCQATAKEIASQYGVKAHGVGANVADEASVRAAIDSIEAELPQIVALANVAGVSSPVPYLELEAAEWDRVLNINLNGVHYATRRVAESMVKNGIGRIVNISSVSAQRGGGTFSKTPYSVAKAGVIGLTRSTARELGEYDITVNAISPGPIDTDIMGGTLSQERKDELVKDLVVNRVGSTRDIAAAIAFLISEDAGYISGQTLNVDGGLYMH
- a CDS encoding 3-hydroxyacyl-CoA dehydrogenase family protein, which gives rise to MTETPTSSRKFAVVGSGYMGGGIAQVLALGGARVALADVSAEVAQKNYERLLTESDQFVADGLFPEGSTEILKQNLWAAKDIEEAVADADFIEEAVPEVIAIKHETLARISAAARPDAIIGSNTSTISIAELSQPVANPERFLGVHFSNPSPFIPGVEIIPHEGTSTETVAAVRDLVHSANKETAVVKDVTGFVLNRLQYALFHEAAQLVEQGIATAEDVDTLVRTTFGFRLPFFGPFAIADMAGLDVYNFCYKSLQTDFPERFATPKILTDLVEAGKLGTKTGAGFLNVPAERTPELIAYRNKAYVAMQKLIEELGPAPIN
- a CDS encoding ribose-5-phosphate isomerase, whose protein sequence is MSNTEGWRIVIGNDEAGVEYKEALKALLEADPRVASVEDIGVAANDSTAYPHLAVAAARKVAEGEADRALLICGTGLGVAIAANKVPGIRAVTAHDSYSVERSVLSNNAQVLTMGQRVIGLELAKKLVGEWLGHRFDVNSSSAAKVDAICSYEPDYTKAD